From the genome of Streptomyces sp. NBC_01317, one region includes:
- a CDS encoding nuclear transport factor 2 family protein: protein MSEPKVEAINRFFAAYAANDVTAMSAVLAPDIEWTIPGHHPLSGTKHGLDEVVGFFDQLGKAGFQAEPVFLGGNGEYVVDIHRGWTTQGVGQVDTMWALVWHFDADGQVDRVDNLSGDQHQMDTYVWANFPLAPLPARLARGQKGSA, encoded by the coding sequence ATGTCCGAACCGAAGGTCGAGGCCATCAACCGATTCTTCGCCGCTTACGCCGCAAACGACGTCACAGCGATGAGCGCGGTCCTGGCTCCGGACATCGAGTGGACCATCCCGGGCCACCACCCGCTGTCGGGCACCAAGCACGGACTCGATGAAGTGGTCGGCTTCTTCGACCAGCTCGGCAAAGCGGGTTTCCAGGCCGAACCTGTATTCCTCGGCGGCAACGGCGAGTACGTCGTCGACATCCACCGAGGCTGGACGACCCAGGGCGTGGGCCAAGTCGACACGATGTGGGCGCTGGTGTGGCACTTCGACGCCGACGGCCAGGTCGATCGAGTGGACAACCTCAGCGGAGACCAACACCAGATGGACACCTACGTCTGGGCCAACTTCCCGTTGGCCCCCCTTCCGGCCCGCCTCGCCCGCGGACAGAAGGGATCAGCATGA
- a CDS encoding LysR family transcriptional regulator, with the protein MDVDTRLLRYFATVVEEGNLTRAAARLYVSQPALTKQIRQLEAQLGVALFIRSRAGMTPTEAGEALAVHAGAVLTAWENALRVTRAATTRAARTLRVGFVASAANERTQLIIADFARRRPGWRVQLRQTEWTDPTAGLATGDVDVALLRLPVPAQSDFDVEVLMTEPRWIALPAGHRLVGNDRIRFQDLYDEPFVATPAESGEWRDYWLATDEREGHPVRIGAVAHHPDEWLNAIAHGQGISLTPEATARFYQRPDIVYRPVTGVSHSRIGVARPHAQRDAAVDAFVLSCRAVCGDSTLAAGLTMDS; encoded by the coding sequence ATGGATGTCGACACCCGCTTGTTGCGGTACTTCGCCACGGTGGTCGAGGAAGGCAACCTCACACGTGCCGCCGCACGGCTCTACGTCTCTCAGCCCGCGCTGACGAAACAGATAAGGCAGCTGGAAGCCCAGCTGGGAGTGGCCTTGTTCATCCGTTCCCGCGCAGGCATGACCCCCACCGAGGCCGGTGAAGCTCTGGCCGTCCACGCCGGCGCCGTGCTGACCGCTTGGGAGAACGCGCTGCGCGTCACCCGGGCCGCCACGACCCGGGCCGCACGCACGCTACGGGTCGGCTTCGTCGCCAGCGCCGCCAACGAGCGCACCCAGCTGATCATCGCCGACTTCGCCCGACGACGCCCCGGCTGGCGGGTCCAGCTGCGGCAGACCGAATGGACCGACCCCACCGCCGGACTCGCCACCGGCGACGTCGACGTGGCACTGCTGCGCCTGCCAGTGCCCGCGCAGAGCGACTTCGACGTCGAGGTGCTGATGACCGAGCCACGCTGGATCGCCCTGCCCGCGGGGCATCGCCTCGTGGGGAACGATCGGATCCGGTTCCAGGATCTGTACGACGAACCGTTCGTGGCGACTCCCGCCGAGTCGGGGGAGTGGCGCGACTACTGGCTCGCGACCGATGAGCGCGAGGGGCACCCCGTTCGCATCGGCGCGGTCGCGCACCACCCCGATGAATGGCTCAACGCGATCGCCCACGGCCAGGGCATCAGCCTCACCCCCGAGGCGACCGCCCGCTTCTACCAGCGCCCGGACATCGTCTACCGGCCCGTTACGGGCGTCAGCCACAGCCGGATCGGCGTCGCCCGGCCCCATGCCCAACGGGACGCCGCCGTCGACGCTTTTGTCCTCAGCTGCCGTGCCGTATGCGGAGACAGCACCCTCGCGGCCGGCCTGACCATGGACAGCTGA
- the serA gene encoding phosphoglycerate dehydrogenase, with protein MSSKPVVLIAEELSPATVDALGPDFEIRHCNGADRAELLPAIADVDAILVRSATKVDAEAIAAARKLRVVARAGVGLDNVDVSAATKAGVMVVNAPTSNIVTAAELACGLLIATARHIPQANTALKNGEWKRSKYTGVELSEKTLGVVGLGRIGVLVAQRMSAFGMNIVAYDPYVQPARAAQMGVKLLTLDELLAVADFITVHLPKTPETLGLIGDDALHKVKPSVRIVNAARGGIVDEVALAAALKEGRVAGAGLDVYAKEPCTDSPLFEFDQVVATPHLGASTDEAQEKAGVAVARSVRLALAGELVPDAVNVQGGVIAEDVRPGLPLAEKLGRIFTALAGEVAVRLDVEVYGEITQHDVKVLELSALKGVFEDVVAETVSYVNAPLFAQERGVEVRLTTSSESPNHRNVVTVRGTLAGGEEVSVSGTLAGPKHLQKIVAIGDYDIDVALADHMVVLRYEDRPGVVGTVGRILGEAGLNIAGMQVSRAEEGGEAVVVLTVDDNVPVAVLTEIAEEIGAASARTVNLTD; from the coding sequence GTGAGCTCGAAACCTGTCGTACTCATCGCCGAAGAGCTTTCGCCCGCCACGGTCGACGCGCTCGGTCCGGACTTCGAGATCCGGCACTGCAACGGCGCCGACCGCGCGGAACTGCTGCCCGCCATCGCCGATGTGGACGCGATCCTCGTCCGCTCCGCCACCAAGGTCGACGCCGAGGCCATCGCCGCGGCGCGCAAGCTGCGGGTCGTCGCCCGCGCCGGGGTGGGCCTCGACAACGTCGACGTCTCCGCCGCCACCAAGGCCGGCGTGATGGTCGTGAACGCGCCCACCTCGAACATCGTCACCGCCGCCGAGCTGGCCTGCGGTCTGCTGATCGCCACCGCGCGGCACATCCCGCAGGCCAACACCGCGCTCAAGAACGGTGAGTGGAAGCGCTCCAAGTACACGGGCGTCGAGCTGAGCGAGAAGACCCTCGGGGTTGTCGGCCTCGGCCGCATCGGGGTGCTGGTCGCGCAGCGCATGTCCGCGTTCGGCATGAACATCGTCGCGTACGACCCGTACGTGCAGCCGGCCCGCGCCGCGCAGATGGGCGTCAAGCTCCTCACGCTGGACGAACTGCTCGCGGTCGCCGACTTCATCACCGTCCACCTCCCCAAGACCCCCGAGACGCTGGGTCTGATCGGCGACGACGCGCTGCACAAGGTCAAGCCGTCGGTCCGGATCGTCAACGCCGCGCGCGGCGGGATCGTGGACGAGGTGGCCCTGGCCGCCGCCCTCAAGGAGGGCCGCGTCGCCGGCGCCGGTCTGGACGTGTACGCGAAGGAGCCCTGCACGGACTCCCCGCTCTTCGAGTTCGACCAGGTCGTCGCCACCCCGCACCTCGGCGCGTCCACCGACGAGGCGCAGGAGAAGGCGGGGGTCGCGGTCGCCCGTTCCGTACGCCTCGCGCTCGCCGGTGAACTGGTCCCCGACGCGGTCAACGTCCAGGGCGGCGTCATCGCCGAGGACGTACGGCCCGGCCTGCCGCTCGCCGAGAAGCTCGGCCGTATCTTCACCGCCCTCGCGGGCGAGGTCGCGGTCCGGCTCGACGTCGAGGTGTACGGCGAGATCACCCAGCACGACGTGAAGGTGCTCGAACTCTCCGCGCTCAAGGGCGTGTTCGAGGACGTCGTGGCCGAGACGGTGAGCTACGTGAACGCCCCGCTGTTCGCGCAGGAGCGCGGCGTGGAGGTACGGCTCACCACCTCCAGCGAGTCCCCGAACCACCGCAACGTGGTCACCGTCCGCGGCACGCTCGCGGGCGGCGAGGAGGTGTCGGTCTCCGGCACCCTGGCGGGCCCCAAGCACCTCCAGAAGATCGTCGCCATCGGGGACTACGACATCGACGTCGCGCTCGCCGACCACATGGTCGTGCTGCGCTACGAGGACCGTCCCGGCGTGGTCGGCACGGTCGGCCGCATCCTCGGCGAGGCGGGCCTGAACATCGCGGGCATGCAGGTCTCCCGCGCGGAGGAGGGCGGCGAGGCGGTGGTGGTCCTGACGGTGGACGACAACGTCCCCGTCGCGGTCCTGACGGAGATCGCCGAGGAGATCGGCGCGGCCTCGGCCCGCACGGTGAACCTCACCGACTGA
- the ilvC gene encoding ketol-acid reductoisomerase, whose amino-acid sequence MAELFYDDDADLSIIQNRKVAVIGYGSQGHAHALSLRDSGVDVRVGLHEGSTSKAKAEEEGLRVVSVAEAAAEADVIMILVPDPLQGKIYEESIKDQLKDGDALFFGHGLNIRYGFIKPPANVDVAMVAPKGPGHLVRRQYEEGRGVPCIAAVEQDFSGKAFALALSYAKGIGGTRAGVIKTTFTEETETDLFGEQAVLCGGTAALVKAGFETLTEAGYQPEIAYFECLHELKLIVDLMYEGGLEKMRWSVSETAEWGDYVTGPRIITDQTKAEMKKILAEIQDGSFAQTWMDEYHGGLKKYNEYKQADSDSLLATTGAELRKLMSWVDNDA is encoded by the coding sequence GTGGCCGAGCTGTTCTACGACGACGACGCCGACCTGTCCATCATCCAGAACCGCAAGGTCGCGGTCATCGGCTACGGCAGCCAGGGCCACGCCCACGCGCTGTCGCTCCGTGACTCGGGTGTCGACGTCAGGGTCGGTCTGCACGAGGGCTCCACGTCCAAGGCGAAGGCCGAGGAGGAGGGACTGCGCGTCGTGTCGGTGGCGGAGGCCGCCGCCGAGGCCGACGTCATCATGATCCTGGTCCCGGACCCGCTCCAGGGCAAGATCTACGAGGAGTCCATCAAGGACCAGCTCAAGGACGGCGACGCGCTGTTCTTCGGCCACGGTCTCAACATCCGCTACGGCTTCATCAAGCCGCCGGCCAACGTCGACGTGGCCATGGTCGCGCCGAAGGGCCCCGGCCACCTGGTCCGCCGGCAGTACGAGGAAGGCCGCGGCGTGCCCTGCATCGCCGCCGTCGAGCAGGACTTCTCGGGCAAGGCGTTCGCCCTCGCGCTCTCCTACGCGAAGGGGATCGGCGGCACCCGCGCCGGCGTCATCAAGACGACCTTCACCGAGGAGACCGAGACGGACCTGTTCGGTGAGCAGGCGGTGCTCTGCGGCGGTACGGCGGCGCTGGTCAAGGCGGGCTTCGAGACGCTGACCGAGGCCGGCTACCAGCCGGAGATCGCGTACTTCGAGTGCCTCCACGAGCTGAAGCTGATCGTGGACCTCATGTACGAGGGCGGCCTGGAGAAGATGCGCTGGTCGGTCTCCGAGACCGCCGAGTGGGGCGACTACGTCACCGGCCCCCGCATCATCACGGACCAGACCAAGGCCGAGATGAAGAAGATCCTCGCCGAGATCCAGGACGGTTCGTTCGCCCAGACCTGGATGGACGAGTACCACGGCGGCCTGAAGAAGTACAACGAGTACAAGCAGGCCGACAGCGACAGCCTGCTGGCGACCACCGGCGCCGAGCTGCGCAAGCTCATGAGCTGGGTGGACAACGACGCGTAA
- the ilvN gene encoding acetolactate synthase small subunit: MSTKHTLSVLVENTPGILARIAALFSRRGFNIDSLAVGVTEHPDISRITIVVNVDGLPLEQVTKQLNKLVNVLKIVELEPNAAIQRELVLVKVRADNETRSQIVEIVQLFRAKTVDVSPDAVTIEATGSSDKLDAMLKMLEQFGVKELVQSGTIAIGRGARSITDRSLRALDRSA, encoded by the coding sequence ATGTCCACCAAGCACACCCTCTCCGTCCTGGTCGAGAACACGCCCGGCATCCTCGCCCGGATCGCCGCGCTGTTCTCCCGCCGCGGCTTCAACATCGACTCGCTCGCCGTCGGTGTCACCGAGCACCCCGACATCTCCCGCATCACCATCGTGGTGAATGTCGACGGGCTGCCCCTGGAACAGGTGACCAAGCAGCTCAACAAGCTGGTGAACGTCCTCAAGATCGTCGAGCTGGAGCCGAACGCGGCGATCCAGCGCGAACTGGTCCTGGTGAAGGTCCGCGCCGACAACGAGACCCGCTCCCAGATCGTCGAGATCGTCCAGCTGTTCCGTGCCAAGACCGTGGACGTCTCACCCGACGCCGTCACGATCGAGGCCACCGGTTCGAGTGACAAGCTCGACGCGATGCTCAAGATGCTGGAGCAGTTCGGCGTCAAGGAACTGGTCCAGTCCGGAACGATCGCCATAGGGCGCGGCGCCCGGTCCATCACGGACCGCAGCCTGCGCGCTCTCGACCGCAGCGCGTAG
- a CDS encoding acetolactate synthase large subunit — MTDQATGAHHPQPRARTGGPSPATVEHVTGAQSLIRSLEEVGADTVFGIPGGAILPAYDPMMDSTRVRHVLVRHEQGAGHAATGYAQATGKVGVCMATSGPGATNLVTPIADAHMDSVPLVAITGQVASAAIGTDAFQEADIVGITMPITKHNFLVTKAEDIPRTIAEAFHIAATGRPGPVLVDIAKDALQARTTFSWPPVLDLPGYRPVTKPHAKQIREAAKLLSAAKRPVLYVGGGVMKAGATAELRVLAELTGAPVTTTLMALGSFPDSHPLHVGMPGMHGAVTAVTALQKADLIVALGARFDDRVTGRLDSFAPYAKIVHADIDPAEIGKNRAADVPIVGDAREVLADLVQAVQAEHTEGNTGDYSAWWKDLSRWRDTYPLGYTQPDDGSLSPQQVIQRIGQLAPDDTIYAAGVGQHQMWAAHFIDYEQPATWLNSGGAGTMGYAVPAAMGAKAGQPDRTVWAIDGDGCFQMTNQELATCAVNNIPIKVAIINNGALGMVRQWQTLFYNERYSNTVLHSGKDSDGEVCRGTRIPDFVKLAEAMGCVAMRCESPEELDAVIAKANSINDRPVVVDFIVHEDAQVWPMVAAGTSNDEVMAALGVRPDFGENLDD; from the coding sequence ATGACCGACCAGGCCACCGGGGCCCACCATCCGCAGCCGCGGGCCCGTACCGGCGGACCGTCCCCCGCCACCGTCGAGCACGTCACGGGCGCGCAGTCCCTCATCCGCTCGCTGGAGGAAGTGGGGGCCGACACGGTGTTCGGCATCCCCGGCGGCGCCATCCTCCCCGCGTACGACCCGATGATGGACTCCACCCGGGTCCGTCACGTGCTGGTCCGCCACGAGCAGGGCGCGGGCCACGCGGCCACCGGGTACGCCCAGGCCACCGGCAAGGTCGGGGTCTGCATGGCGACCTCGGGCCCCGGCGCCACCAACCTGGTCACCCCGATCGCCGACGCGCACATGGACTCCGTGCCGCTCGTCGCGATCACCGGCCAGGTGGCCAGCGCGGCCATCGGCACGGACGCCTTCCAGGAGGCGGACATCGTCGGCATCACGATGCCGATCACCAAGCACAACTTCCTGGTGACCAAGGCCGAGGACATCCCGCGCACCATCGCGGAGGCCTTCCACATCGCGGCCACGGGCCGCCCGGGGCCCGTCCTGGTCGACATCGCCAAGGACGCCCTCCAGGCCCGTACGACCTTCAGCTGGCCGCCCGTCCTGGACCTGCCCGGCTACCGCCCGGTCACCAAGCCGCACGCCAAGCAGATCCGCGAGGCCGCCAAGCTGCTGAGCGCGGCCAAGCGCCCGGTCCTGTACGTCGGCGGCGGGGTCATGAAGGCCGGCGCCACCGCCGAGCTGCGGGTCCTCGCCGAGCTGACGGGAGCCCCCGTCACCACCACCCTGATGGCGCTGGGCTCGTTCCCCGACAGCCACCCCCTGCACGTGGGGATGCCGGGCATGCACGGTGCGGTCACCGCCGTCACCGCGTTGCAGAAGGCCGACCTGATCGTCGCCCTCGGAGCCCGTTTCGACGACCGGGTCACCGGCAGGCTCGACAGCTTCGCGCCGTACGCCAAGATCGTCCACGCGGACATCGACCCGGCCGAGATCGGCAAGAACCGCGCCGCGGACGTGCCCATCGTCGGGGACGCCCGCGAGGTCCTGGCCGACCTCGTCCAGGCCGTCCAGGCCGAGCACACCGAGGGCAACACCGGTGACTACAGCGCCTGGTGGAAGGACCTCTCCCGCTGGCGCGACACGTACCCCCTGGGCTACACCCAGCCCGACGACGGCAGCCTCTCCCCGCAGCAGGTCATCCAGCGCATCGGCCAACTGGCCCCGGACGACACCATCTACGCGGCGGGCGTCGGCCAACACCAGATGTGGGCCGCGCACTTCATCGACTACGAGCAGCCGGCCACCTGGCTGAACTCGGGCGGCGCCGGGACCATGGGGTACGCGGTGCCCGCCGCGATGGGTGCGAAGGCCGGGCAGCCGGACCGTACCGTCTGGGCGATCGACGGCGACGGCTGCTTCCAGATGACCAACCAGGAACTGGCCACCTGCGCCGTCAACAACATCCCCATCAAGGTCGCGATCATCAACAACGGCGCGCTCGGGATGGTCCGCCAGTGGCAGACCCTCTTCTACAACGAGCGCTACTCCAACACCGTCCTGCACTCCGGCAAGGACTCCGACGGCGAGGTCTGCCGCGGCACCCGCATCCCCGACTTCGTGAAGCTGGCGGAGGCCATGGGCTGCGTCGCGATGCGCTGCGAGTCCCCGGAGGAGCTGGACGCGGTGATCGCCAAGGCCAACTCGATCAACGACCGTCCCGTCGTCGTGGACTTCATCGTGCACGAGGACGCCCAGGTCTGGCCGATGGTCGCCGCCGGCACCTCCAACGACGAGGTCATGGCCGCCCTCGGCGTCCGCCCCGACTTCGGCGAGAACCTGGACGACTGA
- a CDS encoding putative bifunctional diguanylate cyclase/phosphodiesterase, translating to MDRPSDAAGPPTATSGRPAAYRRPDPRPARPGIGGGDSDAPRDAPVSAGSVLPAHRPTPGGLGTGLVAQLLLALICGGYAAGAALGWGSPELALIMGDFGLSLAAGIAAVSCFLYARGRDRRFRPAWLLFSLSSAMASCGNAVWGWYEVVLDRPVPGLSLADLFFLCFAPPAIVGLLVLAKRPVTKAGWVCLALDSWLIGGSLLTLSWSLALAHNAHFRGESVAQAALSLAYPLLDIVLVSMVLALHFRRSTGSRSAVNTAIAALALTVLCDALFTSPLLRATYRSGQLLDAGWFAGSLLLAYAPWGVRRGADPAPDPPPPVPALAPPVRPSSRPIAGSLAALTPYLAAAVCTLGILYNVIEGRRVDRVVVLTGCTVVLALVVRQGIMLLDNIALTHELAQKENHFRSLVQGSSDVIMIAAPSGTLRYVSPAATGVYGRDAEALVGAELATIIHPDDLGRVHHEVRRFLAAPPSEEPTTRIECRFKSGTGDWLNVESTVNRHQGGLIFNSRDVTERVRLQAQLQHNAEHDPLTDLPNRALFTERVRLALSGRRASDPGTAVLFIDLDGFKSVNDRLGHQVGDELLIQAARRLQDSVRAEDTVARLGGDEFAAIVLGDGGGDQTAREYLVHEIADRLRLQLSQPYRIEGNDVRVAASIGVAFAEPGITPTDLMRNADLAMYRAKAGGKDRVELYAPQMQADVVRRTELAARLRTALHDGEFAILHQPVVNLTTGRVCSVAAQARWRTAQGILSTPAEILRVADDSDRTAELGRWLLEEAVAQAAERTALGHPAPVVVRLPARRLLDRSLPLGSVETLLARHGLPSGALVIELADSDPRSSLDELEHRLLALRRLGVRIALDGFGSGYAALHALRRLPVDILKLDRGLVDGVVESARLHKITTGLLKIAGDLGLESVAEGVDLPEQVVALRAMGCTHGQGMAFSGPLDEFRLRRALVRGSYPLPGGAQGAPGVPRPVLSGGSLPVRYTRPPGTDRIPYPSIPASRSNNETPVPPT from the coding sequence ATGGACCGACCATCCGACGCGGCAGGGCCGCCGACGGCGACCTCCGGACGCCCCGCTGCGTACCGAAGGCCCGATCCCCGCCCCGCACGGCCCGGGATCGGCGGCGGTGACAGCGACGCTCCCCGGGACGCTCCGGTGAGCGCCGGGAGCGTGCTCCCCGCCCACCGGCCCACCCCGGGCGGTCTCGGTACGGGGCTCGTCGCCCAGCTTCTGCTCGCCCTGATCTGCGGGGGGTACGCCGCGGGCGCCGCCCTCGGCTGGGGGTCCCCGGAACTGGCCCTGATAATGGGCGACTTCGGGCTGAGCCTCGCCGCCGGCATCGCGGCCGTCTCCTGCTTCCTCTACGCACGCGGCCGCGACCGGCGCTTCCGCCCCGCCTGGCTGCTCTTCTCGCTGTCCTCGGCCATGGCCTCCTGCGGCAACGCCGTCTGGGGCTGGTACGAAGTGGTCCTCGACCGCCCCGTGCCGGGCCTGTCCCTCGCCGATCTCTTCTTCCTCTGCTTCGCGCCGCCCGCCATCGTGGGCCTGCTCGTCCTCGCCAAGCGCCCCGTCACGAAGGCCGGCTGGGTCTGCCTGGCCCTGGACTCCTGGCTCATCGGCGGCTCGCTGCTGACCCTCTCCTGGAGCCTCGCCCTCGCGCACAACGCGCACTTCCGCGGTGAGAGCGTGGCCCAGGCCGCCCTGTCCCTCGCCTACCCGCTGCTGGACATCGTGCTCGTCAGCATGGTGCTCGCCCTGCACTTCCGCCGCTCCACGGGCAGCCGCTCGGCGGTGAACACCGCCATCGCCGCCCTCGCGCTGACCGTGCTGTGCGACGCCCTGTTCACCTCGCCGCTGCTGCGGGCCACGTACCGCTCGGGACAGCTCCTCGACGCCGGCTGGTTCGCCGGCTCCCTCCTTCTCGCGTACGCGCCCTGGGGCGTGCGCCGCGGCGCGGACCCGGCGCCGGACCCGCCGCCCCCGGTGCCCGCCCTCGCCCCGCCCGTCCGTCCGTCCAGCCGCCCCATCGCCGGCTCCCTGGCCGCGCTCACCCCGTACCTCGCCGCCGCCGTCTGCACGCTCGGGATCCTCTACAACGTCATCGAGGGCCGCCGGGTGGACCGGGTGGTGGTCCTCACCGGTTGTACGGTCGTGCTCGCCCTGGTCGTACGGCAGGGCATCATGCTCCTCGACAACATCGCGCTCACCCACGAACTGGCCCAGAAGGAGAACCACTTCCGCTCCCTGGTCCAGGGGTCCAGCGACGTCATCATGATCGCCGCGCCCTCCGGCACCCTGCGGTACGTCAGCCCCGCCGCGACCGGCGTCTACGGACGCGACGCCGAGGCCCTCGTCGGCGCCGAGCTGGCCACGATCATCCACCCGGACGACCTCGGCCGGGTGCACCACGAGGTACGGCGATTTCTTGCCGCGCCTCCTTCGGAGGAGCCCACGACCCGGATCGAGTGCCGCTTCAAGTCCGGCACCGGCGACTGGCTCAACGTGGAGTCCACCGTCAACCGCCACCAGGGCGGCCTGATCTTCAACAGCCGTGACGTCACCGAGCGGGTCCGCCTCCAGGCGCAGTTGCAGCACAACGCCGAGCACGACCCGCTCACCGACCTGCCCAACCGCGCCCTGTTCACCGAGCGCGTCCGGCTCGCCCTCTCAGGACGCCGCGCCAGCGACCCCGGCACGGCCGTGCTCTTCATCGACCTCGACGGCTTCAAGAGCGTCAACGACCGGCTGGGCCACCAGGTCGGCGACGAGCTGCTGATCCAGGCCGCCCGCCGGCTCCAGGACTCCGTCCGGGCCGAGGACACCGTCGCCCGGCTCGGCGGCGACGAGTTCGCCGCGATCGTCCTCGGCGACGGCGGCGGCGACCAGACCGCCCGCGAGTACCTGGTCCACGAGATCGCCGACCGGCTGCGCCTCCAGCTCTCGCAGCCGTACCGCATCGAGGGCAACGACGTCCGGGTCGCCGCCTCCATCGGCGTCGCCTTCGCCGAGCCCGGCATCACCCCCACCGACCTGATGCGCAACGCCGACCTCGCCATGTACCGGGCCAAGGCCGGCGGCAAGGACCGCGTCGAGCTGTACGCCCCCCAGATGCAGGCCGACGTCGTCCGCAGGACGGAGCTGGCGGCCCGGCTGCGCACCGCGCTGCACGACGGCGAGTTCGCGATCCTGCACCAGCCCGTCGTCAACCTCACCACCGGCCGGGTCTGCTCCGTGGCCGCCCAGGCGCGCTGGCGCACCGCCCAGGGCATCCTCTCCACGCCCGCCGAGATCCTGCGGGTCGCCGACGACAGCGACCGCACCGCGGAGCTGGGCCGCTGGCTCCTCGAAGAGGCCGTCGCCCAGGCCGCCGAGCGCACCGCCCTCGGCCACCCCGCGCCTGTCGTCGTACGGCTCCCGGCCCGCAGACTGCTCGACCGGTCCCTGCCCCTCGGCTCGGTGGAGACCCTCCTCGCCCGCCACGGCCTGCCCTCCGGGGCGCTGGTCATCGAGCTGGCCGACAGCGACCCCCGCAGTTCCCTGGACGAGCTGGAGCACCGCCTCCTCGCGCTGCGCCGGCTCGGTGTACGGATCGCGCTGGACGGCTTCGGCAGCGGGTACGCGGCCCTCCACGCCCTGCGCCGCCTCCCCGTGGACATCCTGAAACTGGACCGCGGGCTGGTCGACGGGGTGGTGGAGTCCGCCCGGCTGCACAAGATCACCACCGGGCTGCTCAAGATCGCCGGGGACCTCGGCCTGGAGTCCGTGGCGGAGGGCGTGGACCTCCCGGAGCAGGTGGTGGCCCTGCGGGCGATGGGCTGTACGCACGGCCAGGGCATGGCCTTCTCCGGGCCGCTCGACGAGTTCCGGCTCCGCCGCGCCCTGGTGCGCGGCTCCTACCCGCTGCCCGGCGGCGCCCAGGGCGCCCCCGGCGTCCCGCGGCCCGTCCTGAGCGGCGGCTCCCTGCCCGTCCGCTACACCCGCCCGCCGGGCACCGACCGGATCCCGTACCCCTCGATCCCCGCCAGCCGCTCAAATAATGAGACGCCCGTCCCACCCACTTGA